The Blautia luti nucleotide sequence CCGGGAGCTGGCAGTCACAGTGAAGCATGTGGTGCTGGTAGAACTGATCGCAGTTTTGTACCTGTTTACCATACAGGCAGGGCAGCAGTTCTCCAGATCTGTGTTATATCTCACAGGAGTTTTCTACGGAATCATCACTTATCTGGTGCGCATTTTATGGAAAACATTTCTGCAGAAAAAGATGCTGGCAGGAGGCAGCAGATCCCTGCTGATCGTAACGACGAAAGACATTGCCTCTACAGTGATCAGGAACATTAAGGAACATAATTTCGAGATGTTCAGCATAGCCGGCCTAGTCATCATAGATGAAGATATGACAGGGGAAAATATCTGCGGCATCCCGGTAGTAGCAGGGGAAAAGACAGCAGCCAACTATGTATGCAGGGAATGGATCGACGAAGTATTTGTCAATGTAAGTCCGGAATATCCCTATCCCCAGAAACTCATAGATCAGTTCATGGAAACCGGTGTCACCGTTCACTTAAACCTTGCCCGGATCTCAGAATCTCTGGGCAGCAAACAGCTGGTGGAGAAAGTGGGAAACTACACAGTTCTCACCACAAGCATGAATTATGCCACTACCAAACAGGTATTTATGAAACGTGTCCTGGATATCTGCGGCGGTCTGGTGGGATGCATTTTTACAGGAATTATTGTTCTGTTCGTAGGACCTGCCATTTACATCAGCTCCCCTGGCCCGATCTTTTTCTCTCAGGAGCGAGTAGGCAAAAACGGTAAGAAATTCAAAATGTACAAATTCCGAAGCATGTACATGGATGCCGAAGAACGAAAAAAAGAACTGATGAAAGAAAACCGCGTCAGCGACGGCATGATGTTCAAGATGGACTTCGATCCCCGTGTCATCGGCAACAAGATCCTGCCCAACGGCGAAAAGAAAACCGGAATCGGCGACTTCATCCGCAAAACCAGCCTGGATGAATTCCCCCAGTTCTTCAATGTCCTGAAAGGCGACATGTCCCTGGTAGGCACCCGCCCGCCCACACTCGACGAATGGGAAAAATACGAACTGCACCACCGCGCCCGTCTCGCCATCAAACCCGGAATCACCGGCATGTGGCAGGTAAGCGGCCGAAGCGAGATTACAGATTTCGAGGAAGTGGTGAAGCTGGATACGGAGTATATTGCGAATTGGGATGTGGGGTTGGATTTTAAGATTTTGTTTAAGACGGTTATGAGTGTTTTGAAAAAGGAAGGGTCGATGTAAGGATTCCATATAAGTAAGATGAATTTCAGGAGGATATAGAATTATGAAAAAGAACTACAAGATTGCTGTTGCTGGAACTGGTTATGTTGGTTTGTCGATTGCCACATTGCTTTCCCAGCACCATCAGGTGACTGCTGTGGATATTATCCCGGAGAAGGTGGACATGATCAACAACCGTAAGTCCCCAATTCAGGATGACTATATCGAAAAATATCTCGCAGAAAAAGAACTGAACCTGACCGCAACTCTGGATGCAAAGGTTGCATACTCTGATGCGGACTTTGTTGTTATAGCGGCTCCTACGAATGTCTACCTCAAACTTTCAGTGGCGGCATGATGGTCTACGGTGGCGTATAAAACTCATGCAAAATCCCCCTACTGCGAGCCTGTTTTATTGCAGAGCAAGGTAGTGACATGACACCTTCATTTTTCTGAAGAATTAGAGGTGGATGTTGAAAGTGTTGAAAAGCCCAAAATCTATTTTTCTGGAAAAGTTTATTGCAGACGAGAGATGGACATGATAACTGCATTTTTCTGGAGAATTAGAGGCAGTGAGGGGTAGATGATTGTTCATGTTGCAACAAGAGGAAGATATGAACTTGTACAGTTTTAACAAAGTGAGTTGGTGTACGGGTTATGACAATAAAGGTCAGCACTTTGAAAAAGGGAGAAGTTCGACTGCGGGTTATGACAATAAGACCTAACACTTTGTTGGTGAGCTGGTATGAAGGTGTCTACCATAAAGTTTCAGTTGAAGCGAAATAAGTGAGTAGCCCATGACAGGTCTACATAAAAGATTCAGTGATGGTCGGAAAAGTGGACTGCAATATGACTGCGGAAGATGACCACTGTGAGAAAAATGATAACTACAGTGCGATAGCTCATCCGGCATGGATGATAAACACACTGTTCTAAATAGATAAAGCCCGCCGGTGTTCTGCATCGGCGGTTAGATATAAAAACTTGTGAGAGGAATATAGCGGAATGTCAAATAAGAAAAAACTTCTGATTTATGCTCATTACTATATTCCAGATACTGCGTCAACGGGGCAGATCCTCCGTGAATTGGCGGAGGGTATGCTGGATAAGTTCGACATAACAGTCATCTGCGTGGTACCGAGTTACTTAGGAACTATCGAAGATAAATATAAGACGCAGAAACATTACGAAGAAGATATTAACGGCGTAAAAGTTTTAAGGATAAGAGTACCGGAGTTTAGCAAGACCAATAAGAAAAGCCGTGTGAAGAACATTGTCTCCTATTTCTTTGGAGCGATGGGTGCGACTTTCAAAGTCGGCAAGATGGACTATGTGTTTTCCATCTCCCAGCCTCCGATTCTCGGCGGTTTGCTGGGCGTCTGGGGGAAATGGATGAAACACGCCAAGTACATTTACAACATTCAAGACTTTAACCCGGAGCAGGTGTTGGCTGTTGGCTATACCAAGAGCAAGATTATCACTGATGCCATGATGTGGTTCGACAAGTTCAGCTGCAAGCGCAGTGACCTTGTAATTACAGTCGGTCGCGATTTGGTGGAAACGGTAGAAAATCGCTTCAAGGGTAAGAAAGTCCCGAAAACCGTTATGATCAACAACTGGATTGATGAAAACGAAATCTATCCGTTGGATGAGAATAACGAGAAGGTTCAGGCTTTTAAGAAGAAATACGGTCTCGATGGCAAGTTTGTCATTATGTACTCTGGCAATATCGGTCTTTACTATGACCTTGAGAATCTGATCAAGGTTGTGGAGAGAATCAAACCGGGAATTAAGACTGCCGATGGCCGAGAGGTCGTATTCGCATTTGTTGGTGCAGGCTCCGTGCTAGACAAGCTGAAGAACTATGTAAAAGAGCATCACATGGACAATGTGACTTTCATTCCGTACCAGGATAAGGCTGACCTGATTTATAGCCTAAATGCCGGGGATGTTCACTGGTGTGTGAACGCAAAAGGCATCAAAGGCGTGAGCTGTCCATCGAAGGCATACGGAATAATGGCCGCTTCGAAGCCCATTTTAGGGGTCTTGGAGTCAGGCTCTGAAGTTCGCTGCTTGATTGAAGATACACATGGCGGTCTTTGCTGTGAGCCGGGTGAGTATGACAAGGTTGAGAAAAACATCCGCTGGTTCATTGATAACGCTGGAAATAGCGAGTTGAAGGCAATGGGAGCCAGAGGTCGCGAGAATCTGGAAAAGAACCTGACCAGAAATGTGTCGGTGAGAAAGTACGCAGAAGAAATTCTGAAGCTGTGAGGTAAAAATGGGAAAGATAGTAAAGTTAATAAAATCATTTCTTCAACGCCGTGGAACGAGAATTAGTCCATTTGCGGTACTACATGATGTTACTTATAACACCACAACAGCAATTAAACCTCTTGCGAAACTAGAACGTTCAAATATAGGAAAATGTACTTATATTGGAACAATGGCCGCTGTATATGACAGTGAGATTGGAAGTTTTTGTTCTATTGCCCGTGAAGCTTATGTGGGGGGGGGGCAAAGCATCCGATTGATTGGGTAACAACGTCGCCGTGTTTTCACCTTAAGGATAATGCTACAGGTGTTTGTTATGCAGAAAATCCATTTGAATGGAAAACAAAAACTTGTGTTGGTAATGATGTCTGGATTGGAGAACGAGCTACGATATTATCTGGTTTAACAATCGGTGATGGAGCTGTGATTGGCGGAGGAAGCGTTGTTACTAAAAATGTTGGTCCGTATGAAATCTGGGCAGGAAATCCAGCTAGATTTATTAAGAAAACGTTTTGCGGATGAAACAATTGAAAAACTGGAGAAGATTCAGTGGTGGAATTTTAACGATTCTGAATTGGAGCAATTAGGCCATCTGGTGATGAATGTAGATAAGTTCTTGGAAAAAGCAGAACGATAAGAAAGGAATTTAATAGAAATGGCTGCAGATATTACAGCGATAATACTTACAAAAAATGAAGAAGTTAATATAGAGGAGTGCATTAAATCTATTATTGCGACAGTTAAAAGAATTGTAGTAATAGATAGTTTCAGCACGGATAAAACAGTTGAAATAGCAAAGAGAATGGGAGCAGAAGTTTACCAGCATCCATTTGAAAACTATGCCAAACAGTATATATATGGTGTGGAAGTTGCTAAGGCTGAAACTGTGTGGACATTAAGAATTGATGCAGACGAACGGTTAACCCCGGATTCAGCAAATGAGTTGGCACAGCTTTGTGATAGTAACATGAAAACCGATGTTACTGGAATTGTTTTGAGGTTTAAAAAGAATTTTTTAGGGAAAGATTTGTATCACGGTGGTGTTTATCCCTGGAAGAAAATGAACTGCTATAAAACAAAGTTCGGCGAAATAGAAGATCGAAATATGGATGAGCACATCGTATTAAGTTCTGGAAAAGTAATCGAAATGAAAAATGATTGCCTGCATTTTGATTTCAAAAATCTTGAATACTTCGTCAATAAGCATAATTGGTATTCGTCTCGTGAGACAGTAGATTATTTTGAAAATCTGGAAAATGCAAAAGCCAAGAGTGAACTAGATGCAAAGTCTTGGTTCAAAATGAATGTGTATTATAAATTGCCGATAGGTTTTAGATCGCATTTATATTATCTATATCGATACTATATAAAACTAGGCTTTTTGGATGGCAAGGAAGGAAAAATATATGCATTCCTTCAGGCATACTGGTACCGGTATTTAGTAGATGCGAAAATTTATGAGTGTAAAAAGATGGGGACTAGATATCAGGGCAAGGGTGCCTTGAAATAAAAGCAAGGAGATAATAGCGTGGCGATAAAAGTAATACACGTTGAAGGCGGACTGGGAAATCAGATGGCATGCTATGCAGTGTATGTGGCAGTCAAGGAAAGCAATCCAAATGATGAGTTTTATATTGATACATATTTATATGATGTCAAAGAAGCACATGCCACAATATCTATGTGGAACGGCTATGAACTTGAGAAAGTTTTTGGAGTGAAAATTCCGGACATTAGAAGTCTCTTCTCAGAGGAGCAGGTGGCAGAGCAAATAGAATATTTGAGAAAAAGTGAGTTCTGGAAGCACAATTGGAATTATACAGAAGCATTTATTGAGATGATGAAAAAATATAATCTCGACTTAAAAAATGCCTTTGGTGAAATAGGTGAATCGTCTTCTGGAATTAAATCTAAAATAAAGAATTTTGTAAAAAGTATTATTACAGAATCAACAGACTCGGCTTTCATATACAAAGGAAAAAGAGTTGCATACGCTTTGTATAAAAAAGTGAGCAAAGATTGTGGCGAGCATTTATATGAAAGAAAAGAAGGAAACTATTTTTATAATATCACATTGGATTTTATGAAAAGTAAGTTTCTTCAAGATAAAGTCGGGGATAAAGTGAGAGCTGGATTACAGTTCAATACCCCAAAGGACGAAGACAATTTGAAATATTTGCAGCTAGTCCAGACAACAGAATCGGTATCGATACACATTCGTAGGTCGGATTATCTGCAATTTAATGAGGATTGCTACAAATTTGGATATTTTCCGAAGTGCATTTCTTATATCAAGACAAAGGTTGTAGCTCCTGTGTTTTTTATTTTCTCTGATGATTTGAAATGGTGTGAAAACAATATTTCAGAAATTGGACTTTCAAGGAACGATAAAGTTTATTTTGTAGGTATCAATAGTGGCGATAGTAGCTTTAGAGATATGCAGATTATGGCAAATTGTAAACATAATATTGCAACTAAAAGTTCCTTTGGATGGTGGGGCAGTTTTTTAAATCCTAATCCAAATAAAATTACGATTACACAGGTTAGTGATTACGTTTCAACCAAACAATTTTAAATAGGAAATATAGAATGGATATTAAAAGAAAAGTATATAATATTTTAATCTTAGGAAAAGAAATACTAGGAGTATTAAGAAATTATATTCCTTTCAAATTTTGGAGAATACAATATCAATCATTCCCTAAGATTCGAGGAAAAGTATTTATCAATAGTTATGGAAACGTAAGATTGGGGAGAGACGTTATGATTAATTCGAACATAGATTCAAGCCAGTTAGGGTTCTTTCCAAAAACAATTTTGCACACAAGTAAAAGTGGAACGATAATTATTGAAGATAATGTAGGAATTTCAAATGCTACATTAAATGCAAGGGATAAGATTCATATAAAAAAGGGTGCAAGATTAGGAGCAGGCGTAAAAATTTATGACAACGATTTTCATGATTTATATCGTGAAAATCGAGAAGATGTGCCTGAAGTTGTACCAGCCAAGGAAGTAATTGTAGGAGAAAATGCCTTTGTAGGAGCGGGATCGATTGTTTTAAAGGGAGTTCATATTGGAAAAAACGCAATTATAGGGGCAGGTTCTGTTGTAACCAAGGATGTACCAGATAATGAAGTGTGGGCCGGAAATCCGGCTAAATATCTTAAAAATAGATAGAGTTTGGTGGGAGGAGGATTAATATGAAAATCGTGCATTGTGAATGCGGCTTGGGTAACCAGATGTGTTACTATGCGCAATATCTTGCTTTACAAAAAAAATATCCACAAGAAAAAGTGTGCCTTGAAACTTTTCTATTTGATGTACCTGGAATAGAAAAGCATATGAAAATGTGGAATGGCTATGAACTTGAAAAAGTGTTTGGAATAAAAGTAAATGATGTGAAAGATGAATTAGAGGAAGAGTACAGTAGCGTAATTAATAAAATTTTGGCTTCGAAATTCTGGGAAATAGGATGGGCTGCTTCTCAAAACGTTATATCTGAAATATTATACAATAACAATTTAATAGGTTTAGATAATGTTAGAAATGTCACATGTAGAAGATCAAAACTAAAAGAGTTTTATGTTGAACATAGGAATACGGTATGGGGATATTTGTTAAGAAATATAGCATGGAATATTTCTGGGAAAAATAACATGAATTCATACACTACATGTGAAGCATTTTCAGATGAAAAACAAGAATTCTTTTTCGATCTTTTTGAAATAATTAGACCAAACTCTGGAATTCAATCAATTAGAAAGGAATTATTGGAAGCTTTTTCATTCCCAAAGTTATGTGGTGAAAAGAATATATCTGTAGCATCTGAGATACAAAACAGTGATTCAGTAAGTATTCATGTTAGGAAATCTGATTGTTATAAATATAATGCAGATTGTTTTAAATTTGGATACTTTAAAAGAAGTGTTGGATATGTAAAACAAAATGTTGCAAATGCACATTTCTACATATTTTCTGATGATCCAGAATGGGTGTTACATAATTTGAAAACACTAGGATTAGATAAAAAAGATGAAATAACTTTTGTTAATTGGAATAGTGGAAAAGATAGCTACATAGATATGCAATTGATGTCAATGTGTAAGCATAACATTTCTACTAATAGTACCTTTGGATTTTGGGCATCTTTTTTAAACAAAAATCCAAATAAAATTACATGTGCACCGAAGGGTAGCTTTGATGTCACAAATTGGTTTTAAGGGGGAACAGTAATATGAAGGTTATGTGGCTGATAAATTTTGCCCTTCCTACAATTGCAAAAGGAACTGCTGTAAATGTAAATGAGGGATGGATATCAGGGATGTTAAATGCACTTGTAGAATTTAATAGCATTCATTTAGCAATATGTTATCCACAGAAAAGAACAAAAGAAGTTCAATATGATACGAATACAAATGTAGAATATATTGGTTATCCACAGAAAGAAAACTCGATAAAATATGATCCTGATCTAAAAAAAGTATTTGGCGACATAATTGATAATGTTGCTCCAGATATCATCCATTTAATGGGGACAGAATTTCCGCATTGCTATTCTATGGTTGAAGCGTGTATGGATAAGAAAATCAGACAAAAATTAGTTGTTTCCATACAAGGATTGGTATCCATATATTCGCAGCACTACCTTAATTCACTTCCAGTGGAAGTTGTGTATGGAAGAACAATTAGAGATTGGTTAAAAAATGAAAACCAAAGTAAAGCTGCGAAGAAGCTAAAATCCAGAGGGGAATATGAAGAAAAGGCTTTATCGTTAATTCCAAATGTAATAGGAAGAACAGATTGGGACAGGGCATGTACGATGCAGATGGCACCAAATGCTCAATACTATCACAACAATGAAGTTTTGCGTAAATCATTTTATGATGGAAAATGGAGTTTTGATAATTGTGAGAAACATAGCATTTTTATTAGTCAAGCAACAACTCCTATAAAAGGACTTCATATTATGCTGAGGGCAATGCCGCTGATTAAGAAAAAGTATCCAGATGTAAAGCTGTATGTTGCGGGTGCTAATATCAGTGCATTTCCCATATATAAAATAAGCTCATACGGAAAATATTTAAAGAAACTTATACAAAATCAAGGTTTATGCGAGAATGTGGTTTTCACTGGTCCGCTCGTTGAAAAGGAGATGAAGAGTAGATTTTTAGCATCTAATGTTTTTGTCAGTTCGTCTGTAATTGAAAATTCGCCAAATTCTGTTGGTGAGGCAATGATATTAGGTGTTCCTTGCATAACCTCTGATGTTGGGGGAGTAAAGAATATGATAAAACATGAAGAAGAGGGATTTATTTATCAGACAGATGCTCCTTATATGATTGCTTATTATGTGGATAAAATCTTTTCAATGAAGGCTGATGCGACGTTAATTGGAGCGAAAGCGAGAGAACATGCGCTACAAACTCACGACCCAATAATTAATGGAAGAGAATTAATTGAAATATATAGGAAAATAAAAAATGAGAATACCGAAGATGATGCGTAGAATAATTGTAGATTATTATGCGAAGAAAAAGAAACAAGAAATTGGTTGCATAAACATACCGATTGACATTCTGAAGAAAAAAATAGGTGTAGGTGTGATGTTAGGTGAAAATGTCACATTTATAGATAGAGATGTAGAAATTAAAGACTACACGTATATAAATAGTGGTTATCTTTATCCTGGAGTAAGAATTGGGAAATACTGCTCAATGGGACACAATGTTTGTATTGGACCTGGGGAACATTACATAAATAGATTATCGACATATCCTATTTGCACACGCGTATTAAAGGAAAAATTGCAGAATGAGTTTCCAAAAGTTAAGCCAACAATATTAAACAATGACATTTGGATTGGTCATGGTGCTGTTATTATGCAAGGAGTCAAAGTGGGAAATGGTGCAATTGTTGCAGCTGGGGCAGTAGTTACTAAAGACGTTCCGGCCTATTCTATAGTTGCAGGAGTCCCCGCCAAAATAATAAAGTATAGATTCAGGGAAGAGTTGATTCAAAAGCTTGATAAGTTTCAATGGTGGGATAAAAATGAAGAATGGATAGCACAACATAAGGAATTGTTTACTAAAAACATTTATGATGACAATTTATTCGAGGAGATAAAATGATTTCAGGGGATATGTTGAGAAAACTGCAGATGACTGAATTGGAAATACTTTTGAAAGTCGACGATATCTGTAGAAAAAATAATATTAAATATTTTTTAGTCGGTGGAACCTTACTTGGAGCAGTAAGGCATCAAGGATTTATACCTTGGGATGATGATCTTGATATAGCGATGCCGAGAGCTGATTATCAAAAATTTGTAGAAATATCCAGTAAGGCATTGGGAAGTCAATATCATTTTCAATGTGTAGAGAATGATGCTGATTATTGGTTATTATTTGGAAAAGTGAGAAAAAATGGGACGGTCTTTGCTGAAAGCAGGTTAAAGAATATACAAACAAATAAAGGTATATTTATAGATGTATTTCCACTAGATGATGGAAATAAGCCGAATGATTTCTTGCAGAAAGTCAGAATTAAGACCGCACGAAAAATCCAGTATGTTATGTATTGCCGAAGAGGGGTAATAGCTGGGGATGTGCCTTTGCAAATTAAAATTTTGACAAAATTATCTAGGGTAATGAGCATTAATAAATGGATGCGTTTAGGGCAGAAAATTGTATCGCACAAAAATAGAAATGCAAAATATTATTTTAATGTGGGGTCAAATTACAACTATAAAAAGCAGACAATATTAAAAGAAAAATATTATCCGTTAAAAGAATTGGAGTTTGAGGGACATAGATTTTTTGTCCCAAATGATTATGATTTTGTTCTGAAACAAATTTTTGGAACGAATTATATGGAATTGCCAGAAAAAGAGAAAAGGGTTAACCATGCACCGGAGTATATATCGTTTTGAATCATACAGAATGGAGGATGCTAAGAAATGAAAATAAGAAAGTCCTCTATAATGATAGTAATTTTATTGTTGATGCTATTTGAAATTTTCCTGTTTCCGGTAAAATTTTACAATTATGCGTCATATATTTTGGCCTTAGTATTATTTATATATGTTATCAAAATTGGCGGCCAGTTTCGCTCTATGTGGTATGTGTTTATGTTTCCGATAGCTATTCTTTTTTCAACATATATCAACTATGGATATGGTAGTAGGATTCTCTTTTTTACAATGATATATGGGTTAATGATTGTAGATGCATTCTACATAATTGCTGACTATATAAAAAAAGAATCATACAGTAGGCTTTTAGATATTTTAAGATCATTCTTTTTAAGCATAATGATTTTGAATGATATGCTTTGCATCTTAGGAATCAAATTTTATGGAACGTATTATTTAATTGGAAGTAAATTTAGAGTTGTATATCTGCACTGTTTGGTGATAGTGCTGTTGTATTCAAAAATTAGAAGACTAAAAAAAGTTAAACTTTCAGGATTGGCTATATATTCAATTATTATTTCTCAAATAGTAGATTGCTCGACTGGAGTTGTTGCAGTTTTAGTGGTTTGGGGAATGTTGATGATAAAAGATATCTTGATAGAGCGAATTAGTGGTGTAAAGTTTATTGCTATTTTATGGGGCGGAATTACATTAATATATGTTTCACTAAATACGGTCTTGCAGATTCCTTCTATTCAATATTTTATAACAAAAATATTGGGTGAGGATAGTTCTTTGACTGGAAGAACGAGAATATATGCCTATTTAACTGAAATAATTTTGAAAAATCCAATTTGGGGATATGGACATCAAAACACTATTGTTGAGAAAATTGTCGGTTTTGGTAATGCTCAGAATGGAACGATTAAGTTTCTTATTGATTATGGAGCAATTGGCTTGTGCGCATTTATTGCGTTAGTAGTTATAACCTTTTATAGACTGGGGAAGACATCTCGAAGTGTTAAAGAAAAAGCATATTCATTTGTTGTGCTAATTACAACACTGTTTATTTGCTCAATTGTTGAAGTGTCGTTTAATGCATATATGTATTTGGCCTTAGCGGTTATTGCAGGACTGTCTATTGCAACTAAGGAGGTTGGCGATGGATAAACATTCAAGAACAGGAAATGCAATGATAAATGCATTGACTGGTTCAGCTATGCAGATTGTAAATGTGGTATTGGGCTTTATAAGCAGAACCATTTTTATTTATTTGCTCAATTCAGATTATTTGGGCGTTAATAGCCTATATACAAATATTTTGACGGTTTTATCTTTTGCCGAACTTGGAATAGGTAGCGCAATTGTTTTTAGCCTTTATAAACCGATTGCCGATAAGGATAAAACAAAAATACAAGCCTTAATGAAATTATATAAAAGAGCTTATTGTTTTATAGGAATTTCTGTGCTGGTAATGGGACTGTGTGTTATTCCTTTTTTACCGTATATCATTAGAGAAAAGCCAGATGTTAAAGAAAATTTGACTTTAGTATATGTACTTTTTTTGATAAATACTTCAGCTTCGTATTTTTGCAGCTACAAAAAAACTCTTATTACAGCTAACCAGAAGGATTATATTGTACAGATATACACAAGAATTTTCCAGTTTGTTCAGATTGTTTTGCAGAGTGTTTTTCTCTTTTTCACGCATCAGTATCTTACATATTTGATAATTTATATAGTGTGCACATTGGGACAAAATATTGCATTATCAATTAAGGCGGATAAAATGTATCCGTTTATAACGGAAAAAAATGATGCTGAACTTAGCGAGAATGAAACAAAGCAAATATTTGCAAATGTAAAAGCATTGTTTGTGTATAAGATTGGATCTGTCGTCCTTAATGGAACAGACAATATTATAATATCTGCAATTATTAATGTTGGAACAGTTGGAATAGCATCAAATTATACGATGCTTATGAATAATGTAACCAATGTTGTGGGGAGTGCAATTACATCTTTAACAGCAAGTGTTGGGAACCTTTCGGTTAAAGGCAGCAAGACACAAATGAGAGATGTCATGCACCAACTTTTATTATTGTGTGTATGGTTATATGGGTTTATAGCTATTGGCTTTTTTGTACTGGCCAATGATTTTGTTGAGTTATGGATTGGCAAAAATTATTTGTTAGAACAATCAGTAGTGTTTGCTATTCTATTCAGTCTATATATCAATGGCGTGCAATATGCTGCTTATACATTTAGAACAACACAGGGGTTATTTGTTCAAAGTCGATGGGTGCCATTAATATCGGCTATAATAAATATTATTTTATCAATATGGTGGGGAAAACTCATTGGATTGACGGGAATATTTATTGCGACAGGCATATCAAGACTATGTACAACTACAATAGTTGATCCGTGGCTTGTCTATAAAAATAATTTTGGAAAGGCACCAGTTGAATATTATATAAAGTATATAATGGAATCCTTGGGCGTAGTAATTAATGGACTTTTTCAAATATGGTTAATAAATAAGATTAGTATAAACGGCTGGTTGGGATTTTTTGTAAAAGGAATTGCTATCTGTATTACAGCTAATTTGATTTTCTTGATTGAATTTGGTTGGACTAAAGATTTTAAAGCATTAGTCCGAAGAGTAATTCCACAGATGAGAAAGAAAAAAGGATGAGAATAATGAAAAAGTATAAAATAGGGTATACGACAGGTGTGTATGATATGTTTCATATTGGACATTTAAACATATTAAAAAGGGCAAAGGAGCAATGCGAATATTTAATAGTAGGAGTAACAACAGATGAGCTTTGTTATGCTAGAAAAAAGAAACTTCCTATTATATGTGAAACCGAACGAATGGCAATCGTTAGGGAATTAAAGTGTGTGGATGAAGTAGTTCCACAAAATGATATGGACAAAGTTGCTGCTGTAAAAAAATACCATGCAGATGCTGTGTTTGTTGGCTCTGATTGGAAAGGAACAGAATCGTGGAACAAATATGAAAAGGAACTGTCTGAAATTGGATGTACGGTAGTATATTTGGATCATACAGATGGAATTTCATCTACAATTCTTAGAGATAGACTTAATAGTGGAGAAAAAGCATTATAAGACATGATGTACGTTCAAGGAAGTACTACAAAACGAAAGCAGAATTCAGAAAATACATAGAAAAGCTGAAATCTTCAAACTAAGAGTATT carries:
- a CDS encoding glycosyltransferase family 4 protein, encoding MKVMWLINFALPTIAKGTAVNVNEGWISGMLNALVEFNSIHLAICYPQKRTKEVQYDTNTNVEYIGYPQKENSIKYDPDLKKVFGDIIDNVAPDIIHLMGTEFPHCYSMVEACMDKKIRQKLVVSIQGLVSIYSQHYLNSLPVEVVYGRTIRDWLKNENQSKAAKKLKSRGEYEEKALSLIPNVIGRTDWDRACTMQMAPNAQYYHNNEVLRKSFYDGKWSFDNCEKHSIFISQATTPIKGLHIMLRAMPLIKKKYPDVKLYVAGANISAFPIYKISSYGKYLKKLIQNQGLCENVVFTGPLVEKEMKSRFLASNVFVSSSVIENSPNSVGEAMILGVPCITSDVGGVKNMIKHEEEGFIYQTDAPYMIAYYVDKIFSMKADATLIGAKAREHALQTHDPIINGRELIEIYRKIKNENTEDDA
- a CDS encoding alpha-1,2-fucosyltransferase, producing MKIVHCECGLGNQMCYYAQYLALQKKYPQEKVCLETFLFDVPGIEKHMKMWNGYELEKVFGIKVNDVKDELEEEYSSVINKILASKFWEIGWAASQNVISEILYNNNLIGLDNVRNVTCRRSKLKEFYVEHRNTVWGYLLRNIAWNISGKNNMNSYTTCEAFSDEKQEFFFDLFEIIRPNSGIQSIRKELLEAFSFPKLCGEKNISVASEIQNSDSVSIHVRKSDCYKYNADCFKFGYFKRSVGYVKQNVANAHFYIFSDDPEWVLHNLKTLGLDKKDEITFVNWNSGKDSYIDMQLMSMCKHNISTNSTFGFWASFLNKNPNKITCAPKGSFDVTNWF
- a CDS encoding LicD family protein, translated to MISGDMLRKLQMTELEILLKVDDICRKNNIKYFLVGGTLLGAVRHQGFIPWDDDLDIAMPRADYQKFVEISSKALGSQYHFQCVENDADYWLLFGKVRKNGTVFAESRLKNIQTNKGIFIDVFPLDDGNKPNDFLQKVRIKTARKIQYVMYCRRGVIAGDVPLQIKILTKLSRVMSINKWMRLGQKIVSHKNRNAKYYFNVGSNYNYKKQTILKEKYYPLKELEFEGHRFFVPNDYDFVLKQIFGTNYMELPEKEKRVNHAPEYISF
- a CDS encoding CatB-related O-acetyltransferase, which encodes MRIPKMMRRIIVDYYAKKKKQEIGCINIPIDILKKKIGVGVMLGENVTFIDRDVEIKDYTYINSGYLYPGVRIGKYCSMGHNVCIGPGEHYINRLSTYPICTRVLKEKLQNEFPKVKPTILNNDIWIGHGAVIMQGVKVGNGAIVAAGAVVTKDVPAYSIVAGVPAKIIKYRFREELIQKLDKFQWWDKNEEWIAQHKELFTKNIYDDNLFEEIK
- a CDS encoding lipopolysaccharide biosynthesis protein, producing the protein MDKHSRTGNAMINALTGSAMQIVNVVLGFISRTIFIYLLNSDYLGVNSLYTNILTVLSFAELGIGSAIVFSLYKPIADKDKTKIQALMKLYKRAYCFIGISVLVMGLCVIPFLPYIIREKPDVKENLTLVYVLFLINTSASYFCSYKKTLITANQKDYIVQIYTRIFQFVQIVLQSVFLFFTHQYLTYLIIYIVCTLGQNIALSIKADKMYPFITEKNDAELSENETKQIFANVKALFVYKIGSVVLNGTDNIIISAIINVGTVGIASNYTMLMNNVTNVVGSAITSLTASVGNLSVKGSKTQMRDVMHQLLLLCVWLYGFIAIGFFVLANDFVELWIGKNYLLEQSVVFAILFSLYINGVQYAAYTFRTTQGLFVQSRWVPLISAIINIILSIWWGKLIGLTGIFIATGISRLCTTTIVDPWLVYKNNFGKAPVEYYIKYIMESLGVVINGLFQIWLINKISINGWLGFFVKGIAICITANLIFLIEFGWTKDFKALVRRVIPQMRKKKG
- a CDS encoding O-antigen ligase family protein, coding for MKIRKSSIMIVILLLMLFEIFLFPVKFYNYASYILALVLFIYVIKIGGQFRSMWYVFMFPIAILFSTYINYGYGSRILFFTMIYGLMIVDAFYIIADYIKKESYSRLLDILRSFFLSIMILNDMLCILGIKFYGTYYLIGSKFRVVYLHCLVIVLLYSKIRRLKKVKLSGLAIYSIIISQIVDCSTGVVAVLVVWGMLMIKDILIERISGVKFIAILWGGITLIYVSLNTVLQIPSIQYFITKILGEDSSLTGRTRIYAYLTEIILKNPIWGYGHQNTIVEKIVGFGNAQNGTIKFLIDYGAIGLCAFIALVVITFYRLGKTSRSVKEKAYSFVVLITTLFICSIVEVSFNAYMYLALAVIAGLSIATKEVGDG